One Candidatus Hydrogenedentota bacterium DNA segment encodes these proteins:
- a CDS encoding galactitol-1-phosphate 5-dehydrogenase, whose amino-acid sequence MKACVLYGIGDLRYEDVENPRPYPGQVLVRVDACGVCGSDIPRVFQKGTYRFPTIPGHEFSGTVLQCGEGVDARWVGKQVVVFPLIPCRKCVSCQAARYALCEDYGYLGSRSDGAFAEYVVAPEWNLTPVPPGVSQEAAALTEPAAVAVHALRRAGVDAGDAVMIFGTGPVGLMLGQWARAMGASRVALADIDSRRLAFAKEMGFEGVCNAAGTDCVSWARDFFGRAPDVVVEASGSPAAYEQSLLSARTLGRVVLMGNPAGEMKVSQEAYWAILRKELSVFGTWNSLYRSAPRDEWQLALDFMASGKLEATPLITHRVGLSELPGMLASIRDKTEFSSKVLMVNPPRNA is encoded by the coding sequence ATGAAAGCCTGTGTGCTTTACGGGATCGGCGATCTGCGGTATGAAGATGTCGAGAATCCGCGGCCGTATCCGGGGCAGGTTTTGGTGCGCGTCGATGCGTGCGGCGTGTGCGGCTCTGATATACCGCGTGTATTTCAGAAGGGGACGTACCGGTTCCCGACCATTCCCGGTCACGAGTTCTCGGGAACCGTGTTGCAGTGCGGCGAGGGCGTCGATGCGCGCTGGGTGGGAAAACAAGTGGTGGTGTTTCCTCTCATTCCGTGCCGGAAATGTGTCTCCTGTCAGGCGGCGCGATACGCTCTGTGCGAGGACTACGGCTATCTTGGTTCACGTAGCGACGGCGCATTTGCCGAGTATGTTGTCGCTCCGGAATGGAATCTTACCCCGGTGCCTCCGGGCGTCTCGCAGGAAGCAGCCGCGCTGACGGAGCCGGCCGCGGTAGCGGTTCACGCGCTGCGGCGTGCGGGGGTCGATGCCGGCGATGCGGTCATGATTTTCGGCACGGGACCTGTCGGCCTGATGCTGGGCCAATGGGCGCGCGCGATGGGGGCAAGCCGTGTGGCGCTGGCGGACATTGATTCGCGGAGGCTGGCCTTTGCGAAAGAAATGGGGTTCGAGGGTGTGTGCAATGCCGCCGGGACCGATTGCGTTTCCTGGGCGCGGGACTTTTTCGGGCGGGCGCCGGACGTGGTCGTCGAGGCGTCCGGGAGTCCGGCCGCATACGAGCAGAGTCTCTTGTCTGCGAGAACGCTGGGCCGGGTAGTTCTCATGGGCAATCCGGCGGGCGAAATGAAAGTCTCGCAAGAAGCGTACTGGGCGATTTTGAGGAAGGAATTGTCAGTATTCGGCACCTGGAACTCGTTGTACCGTTCGGCGCCCCGCGACGAATGGCAGCTGGCACTCGATTTCATGGCCAGCGGCAAACTGGAGGCTACCCCCCTGATCACGCACCGGGTCGGCCTCTCGGAACTGCCCGGGATGCTGGCCAGCATTCGGGACAAGACGGAATTCAGCAGCAAAGTGCTGATGGTCAATCCGCCGCGCAATGCCTAG
- a CDS encoding alcohol dehydrogenase catalytic domain-containing protein, with product MKAAVLEGLERFAIREVETPAPDDDSVVVRVRACAVCGSDIRMFHHGNSRLKPPAIMGHESAGEVVAVGRNVRHLKEGDRVCIGADVPCGECAFCQAGIGNNCQINYAMGYQFPGSFAEYVLLNRTVVTFGPVHKIPGHVTFEEGALAEPLACVLNALELSPPKFGDTVVIIGAGPIGCMIIEVAKKMGAGKVIVVQRSRPRLENARQFHADVYICSSEENAVERVKEETGGLGADVIITACPSPDAQVDAVQMAKNRGWVNFFGGLPKDKSRVTLDTNIIHYKELFICGAHGCVPRHHRKAAELISNRVVDVKPFISHRYPLDKIAEAFAMAESHAGMRVIVQP from the coding sequence ATGAAGGCGGCCGTGTTGGAAGGTTTGGAGCGTTTTGCCATCAGAGAGGTGGAGACGCCGGCGCCTGACGACGACAGCGTTGTCGTCCGTGTGCGGGCGTGCGCGGTGTGCGGCTCGGACATCCGGATGTTTCACCACGGGAATTCGCGTCTGAAACCCCCGGCGATCATGGGCCACGAGTCCGCCGGCGAGGTGGTGGCCGTAGGGCGCAACGTGCGTCATCTCAAAGAGGGGGACCGGGTTTGTATCGGGGCGGACGTCCCGTGCGGCGAGTGCGCTTTCTGCCAGGCGGGCATCGGCAATAATTGCCAGATCAACTACGCCATGGGGTACCAGTTCCCGGGAAGCTTTGCCGAATACGTCCTGCTGAACCGGACCGTGGTCACCTTTGGCCCGGTGCACAAGATTCCCGGGCACGTCACGTTTGAGGAAGGGGCGCTTGCGGAGCCTCTGGCGTGCGTGTTGAACGCCCTTGAGCTTTCGCCCCCGAAATTCGGCGACACCGTTGTCATCATCGGGGCGGGCCCCATTGGCTGCATGATCATCGAGGTGGCGAAGAAAATGGGGGCGGGCAAAGTCATCGTGGTCCAGCGTTCGCGGCCTCGTCTCGAGAACGCCCGGCAATTCCATGCGGATGTGTACATCTGCTCGTCCGAGGAGAACGCGGTGGAGCGCGTGAAAGAGGAAACCGGCGGACTCGGGGCGGATGTCATTATTACGGCGTGCCCATCGCCCGACGCGCAAGTGGATGCGGTTCAGATGGCGAAGAACCGCGGCTGGGTCAATTTCTTTGGCGGGCTTCCGAAAGACAAATCAAGAGTCACCCTCGATACCAACATTATCCATTACAAGGAACTGTTCATCTGCGGCGCCCACGGGTGCGTGCCGCGGCATCACCGGAAAGCGGCGGAACTGATTTCCAACCGCGTGGTGGACGTGAAACCCTTCATTTCGCACCGTTATCCGCTGGACAAGATAGCCGAGGCGTTCGCAATGGCCGAATCCCATGCAGGGATGCGGGTGATTGTGCAGCCATAG